TAAAACATCTCGCTTGTTTTTCAGTTTCAGGGCGTCCGCCACTCCTTTTGGAGCTTCGATGACATTTTTTCTCATGACTTCACAATCTGTTGTCATTCCCAAATCATGCAACGTCTGTGTGAACCGTGTTTTTGATTTCAATTTATAATCAAGATGTTTTTCTGAAACAAAAACACCGATGCCATGTAATCGTTCAAGCATTCCCGCAGTAATGAGTTCATCAACAGCCCTGCGCAAGGTGTGTCGATTTACACCAAACTGCTCAGCCAAATTACCTTCAGAAGGCAAGCGGTCTCCTGGCATTCCGTTTTTTACGAACTCATTTCGTTTCCTTCTGGCTATATATCTATATGACCATGGCAAACTACCCGGGCATTGTTAATGTATTGTTACGGAATGCTTAAATTTACGTGAAAATTATTTTTGGAAGTGTTTATCGAGCATCCCGGATCACATCATCTAATTTGGAAAGCCAATGGAGGCTGGGACGTCAAGAAAGACGGCGCGACCCGTAGCAGCTGTCACTTCGACAAGAAGCAGGATGCCGTTGATGCCGGGCGCAAGATCAGCCAGAACCAGGGCACCGAGTTCTACATCTACGGCAAGGACGGGAAGATCCAGAACAAGGACAGCCACGGGAACGATCCGTATCCGCCGAAGGGGTAATCCAGTGCATATGCTTTCAGGGAGTTTTTGTTCTGTAT
This region of Desulfocurvus vexinensis DSM 17965 genomic DNA includes:
- the phnF gene encoding phosphonate metabolism transcriptional regulator PhnF, whose amino-acid sequence is MPWSYRYIARRKRNEFVKNGMPGDRLPSEGNLAEQFGVNRHTLRRAVDELITAGMLERLHGIGVFVSEKHLDYKLKSKTRFTQTLHDLGMTTDCEVMRKNVIEAPKGVADALKLKNKRDVLWIDTLRYADGIPLCVISHFLPISPFGDSLRDYDGGSLHEVLNDQFGPLLRLESLITAVVAPEDDAKLLRVVNGQPVLRVKSLNVLEQDNTPVEYAVTRFRSDMIQLRIDMNDSVNHWM
- a CDS encoding DUF2188 domain-containing protein; the protein is MFIEHPGSHHLIWKANGGWDVKKDGATRSSCHFDKKQDAVDAGRKISQNQGTEFYIYGKDGKIQNKDSHGNDPYPPKG